The Rana temporaria chromosome 4, aRanTem1.1, whole genome shotgun sequence genome contains a region encoding:
- the MTRES1 gene encoding mitochondrial transcription rescue factor 1, with protein MTGVRLSLRVFSNLHLYSRICQKPVLFTYSTSQCSTCWTHQRHLSQYLTNYSHTTNGLFHAVSGNLLATPPGTICLYNSVRHKSKKSKKKNTPDVTDEDEEDDDEKEIDPEDSDYEDEPVEDPTIPKDYKDLEKAVQSFRFDVIFTAGLDISRHKVEDAFYSGKLRLNGEKLWKKSRAVKVGDILDLIVEENREAETMTVMRTMLKEVQKEKTLTDRYKVVLRRWKKLTIPKSPEPPKATEPPTSPL; from the exons ATGACTGGAGTCAGATTATCCCTAAGGGTCTTTAGTAACCTGCATTTGTATTCACGGATCTGTCAAAAACCTGTtttgtttacatacagtacttcccAATGCAGTACGTGTTGGACACATCAAAGACACCTGTCACAGTATTTAACAAACTACAGCCACACAACCAATGGTTTGTTCCATGCGGTTTCTGGTAATTTACTGGCTACACCCCCAGGAACTATCTGTTTATATAATAGTGTCAGGCACAAAagtaagaaaagtaaaaaaaagaatacaccAGATGTAACTGATGAGGATGAAGAAGATGATGATGAAAAAGAGATTGATCCAGAAGATAGCGACTATGAAGATGAACCAGTGGAAGATCCCACCATCCCCAAGGACTATAAAGATTTAGAAAAGGCTGTGCAATCCTTTCGCTTTGATGTCATCTTTACTGCTGGATTAGACATATCACGGCA cAAAGTGGAAGACGCATTTTACAGTGGCAAGCTTCGTCTGAATGGAGAAAAGCTGTGGAAGAAAAGTAGAGCG GTTAAAGTTGGAGACATTTTGGATCTAATTGTAGAAGAAAACCGTGAAGCTGAAACTATGACAGTTATGAGAACTATGCTAAAGgaagtacaaaaagaaaaaacattaacaGACAGATACAAAGTTGTGCTGAGGCGATGGAAAAAACTGACCATTCCAAAGTCTCCCGAACCTCCAAAGGCTACAGAACCACCAACGTCTCCATTGTGA